From the genome of Haemophilus parainfluenzae, one region includes:
- the artP gene encoding arginine ABC transporter ATP-binding protein ArtP → MAISVKNLNFFYGSSQALFDINLDAQEGDTVVLLGPSGAGKSTLIRTLNLLEVPTSGELHIANNHFDLSQANNNPKAIRQLRQDVGMVFQQYNLWPHLTVIENLIEAPQKVLGISEEEAKKDALELLKRLRLEEHADRFPLHLSGGQQQRVAIARALMMKPQVLLFDEPTAALDPEITAQVVDIIKELQQTGITQVIVTHEVNVAQKVATKVVYMEQGKIIEMGSADCFDNPKTEQFKQYLSHSE, encoded by the coding sequence ATGGCGATTAGTGTTAAAAATTTGAATTTCTTTTATGGTTCATCACAGGCATTGTTTGATATCAATCTTGATGCACAAGAAGGCGATACCGTGGTGTTACTTGGACCAAGTGGCGCAGGAAAAAGTACGTTAATTCGTACACTAAATTTATTAGAAGTGCCGACCTCTGGCGAATTGCATATTGCGAATAATCATTTTGATTTGTCTCAAGCGAATAATAATCCGAAAGCCATTCGTCAACTTCGTCAAGATGTGGGCATGGTATTTCAACAGTACAATCTTTGGCCGCATTTGACGGTGATTGAAAACTTGATTGAAGCGCCCCAAAAAGTATTAGGTATTAGCGAAGAAGAAGCGAAAAAAGATGCATTAGAACTTTTAAAACGTTTACGTTTGGAAGAGCATGCCGATCGTTTTCCTCTTCACTTATCAGGCGGTCAGCAACAACGTGTTGCTATTGCTCGAGCATTAATGATGAAACCACAAGTGTTGCTGTTTGATGAACCAACGGCAGCACTGGATCCTGAAATTACAGCTCAAGTTGTTGATATCATTAAAGAACTTCAACAAACAGGTATTACTCAGGTGATTGTGACCCACGAAGTGAACGTGGCACAAAAAGTGGCGACTAAGGTCGTCTATATGGAACAAGGTAAGATTATTGAAATGGGCAGTGCAGATTGCTTCGATAATCCAAAAACCGAACAATTTAAACAATA